CACTGCCGCTGAAAGGAGAGGTTTATCCGATGATTTATCTGTGAACCACGATAAATAGTTATTCTTTATGAACCGGCTGAAACCTGAACCGGCTTCGGATTTCTGCATTCGCAGCACTTCATACATACTGGCATCGTCTGAGCGTTCCAGTTCGAGTTCCCAGTAAACAAGCCTGCGGTAAATGTTTTCCCAATCGCTGTATGACCTAGAATTATTAATATCGATGCCCAGGTTTCTGAATTCTGACTGGTAGGCTGAAGTAGTTTCCCTTGTAATCAGTTTCTTTGTCTCCAGGTTTTTTTTAAGAGAAAGCAGGATCTGGTTGGGATTAACCGGTTTTATCAGGTAATCGGATATTTTCGAACCGATTGCCGTTTCCATTATATGTTCTTCTTCACTTTTTGTAATCATTACAACAGGAAGGGCGGTATTAAGCACCCTTATTTTATTCAGGGTTTCTATTCCGCTTAATCCCGGCATATTTTCATCGAGTAAAACCAGGTCAAAGTGAGCTCCCTGTATCAGGTCAATGGCATCAGCGCCATTGGATGCGGTATCAACCTGGTAGCCCTTTTCATTAAGAAACAGGATATGGGGCTTTAAAAGGTCGATTTCATCATCTATCCAGAGAATCCTCATTTTTTTGGTTTCGGCTGTCATTTGTATTTTTCCAAGTAGAATTTCAGATACCGGTCTACAGATTTATCCTTTTTTAACGTGAGCAGGTTTTTCTCAGATATAACAAACGGAACCATATTAATATCAGGCAAATCTTTAAGAATTTCCTGGCTTCCTTTGATTGCGTTCATATATTGAACAGCTTTCTCCTGGTTTTTAAATGTTTTAACCGTAACCAGGTTGGTTTTACCATCGAGGTTAATTACTTCAACAATCAGGTTGAGGCTATCATACTTGTCGAGATTATAATTGATAATGTTAAAGACAAGCTGGTTAGCATTTATATTTTTATTGGCTTCAAACACAAAAAGGTGTTTTGCAATGGGAGAATAATCATATATCTCCTGGCTGATCCTGATTTCTTCAGCTTCTTTTATTTCGGGATGTTCCTGGTCCATATAACTGATCAGGTTGGCGGCATCCGAAGCAATTTCGGTATTGGGATATTTTGCCGCCACTGCTTTCAGGCTGTCTCTGAAAACTTTGCGATCTGTAAATTTACCCTGTGCCAATATATTCAGGTATGTAAATTGGGGTGTAAGTTTATGTGAGGGATAGGTTTTCCGGGCATAACCGGTTCTTGAAATTACATCTGCATATTTACCCTGGCTGTACAATTCATAGGTTTGCCTGTAATAGTCCTTTATTTGCTGATCTTCCTGTTCAAGTTTAACAAAGTATTCCGGATCTGTCAGTACCCGGGCATAAGTGCTTCCTGGAAAATCGCGGGCGATTATTCCTTTATAGTAATCCATCATTGCCTGGTTATTCTGTTCCCTGGCGATTCCGTAAAGATTGTAATATGAGGCCAGCAGGAATGTTGAAGAAGGGAAGCGTTTCACCAATGATTTGAACGATTCATTAGCCTTTTCATAATCCTTAAGTTCTTCCTTATAAATAATGCCCATGTTGTATAATGCTGCCTCAATGTCTTTTATGGTGGCTTGTTTCGCCGAGTCGGTAAAAGGAATACCCGAATAGTAGAATTCGCGCGACATTTTACTGTAGGAAGCTTCCGGCGTCACGGCATCTTCAGTTTCTGCAGTTTCATCAGCCGGGGCGAAGTTTACGACAGCTTTTGAAGCCCTTTGCCAGTGATCCTCAAGACGACGGTTTCCCCATTTCAGTTTAAATTCACGGAAGCCCTGGTTTTTTGCTGCATCATTATAAAAATACCACTGGCTTTTGTTGCCTGTATTAATGGTTGCCTGACGGGCGGACGGGTTTTGCATGGAAACTTCCTGGCCGAATTGTTCATCAAGCTGTTTTTCCTGTTGTTTTATGCGGGCTTCCTCTTCTCGTTTTCTTTCGGCTTCAATAATGGCATCGATTTTCGAGTTGAGGGTTTCCCTGGGCAGGTCAGCAAGTAAAAGAACGCTGTCGCCCAGTGTAACCGTATTAATTTCGGTAACAAGCCGGGTAAGGCTTTTTGATTTCGTAAATATCACATTGTAACCGGGGTAATCGGGATCAATATAGGTTACAACACTGTCATAATAAGCCTGTGCATTCGGATAATCGGGAAGAGCATAAAAGTAATCAGCCAGGGTAAGGTATGACCGCACTTTTTGCTGGTTATTCCCCTTGTTGGCGGCAATAGATTTTGTGTAATATTCTACGGCTTTCTTTTGATTCCCCTGTTTAACCGCAAGATTTCCAAGTGCATAATATATCTGGTCCTGGTATTCGATATTCTTATCATCATTGAGCATTTTGATCAGCTCATTTTCAATCTGGCTGGCCTGTCCGAATCCTTCTTCATAAGAAAGGGCCCTGTTAATATGCGCATTGAAGGCCATTTCATAAACCGGGTTCATTTTGATAACCCGACCGTAAAAATCGGATGCTTTTTTCAGTTCACCGGTTTTCTCATATAACTGGGCAAGTATGTAATAATACCGGATGCGGGTTTTTTTATGCTTTTCAAATTCTATAGCCTTTTCAAGATTAGTTACTGCTGAACTGTAATCTTTTTGTTTCAGGTTTAAGTCAGCATAAGTAGGATAAAATTCCTGCATCAGTTTTTCAGGAACTGAAGCGTTGTTTGTAAGAGATGAAAGGATTTCAGAAGCATCCAGCAGTTTACCTGTGGCAATTGACACTTTGGCCAGCCATATCTGTGCCTCGAATGCTGTTGTCTGATTTTTGAAGTCGGCGATGATTTTCCTGAATATTTCGGCTGCCTGGGCGTATTCATGTTTGTAAAAATGTGATTTTCCCATTAGCAGGTAAGCATCATCCACAAAAACATTATATTCTTTCTTGTTCAAAAATTCACGTTCATCAGGGGAAAGTGTTTTATTATCCTTCACTTTAGGTTTGGCCGTTATAGAATGCAGGGTTATCAGCTTTGTACATTTCTTAATTGTGCGGTCCATATCAGAACCGGCAATTGCGGGAGCCTGCTTATCATCGTAATTAAAAACAGGAAGAATTTCAGAATAATCGTCTTTATGCTCCTTTTCAAGCTTTTCAAGTCCGTCGTTAAAACTTTCAGATCCATTGAAAAGCACATTATACCGGGCA
Above is a window of Bacteroidales bacterium DNA encoding:
- a CDS encoding tetratricopeptide repeat protein; this translates as MKKVLLYITLTTLVFLLAACSAQKNTGLSRAYHNLTARYNVLFNGSESFNDGLEKLEKEHKDDYSEILPVFNYDDKQAPAIAGSDMDRTIKKCTKLITLHSITAKPKVKDNKTLSPDEREFLNKKEYNVFVDDAYLLMGKSHFYKHEYAQAAEIFRKIIADFKNQTTAFEAQIWLAKVSIATGKLLDASEILSSLTNNASVPEKLMQEFYPTYADLNLKQKDYSSAVTNLEKAIEFEKHKKTRIRYYYILAQLYEKTGELKKASDFYGRVIKMNPVYEMAFNAHINRALSYEEGFGQASQIENELIKMLNDDKNIEYQDQIYYALGNLAVKQGNQKKAVEYYTKSIAANKGNNQQKVRSYLTLADYFYALPDYPNAQAYYDSVVTYIDPDYPGYNVIFTKSKSLTRLVTEINTVTLGDSVLLLADLPRETLNSKIDAIIEAERKREEEARIKQQEKQLDEQFGQEVSMQNPSARQATINTGNKSQWYFYNDAAKNQGFREFKLKWGNRRLEDHWQRASKAVVNFAPADETAETEDAVTPEASYSKMSREFYYSGIPFTDSAKQATIKDIEAALYNMGIIYKEELKDYEKANESFKSLVKRFPSSTFLLASYYNLYGIAREQNNQAMMDYYKGIIARDFPGSTYARVLTDPEYFVKLEQEDQQIKDYYRQTYELYSQGKYADVISRTGYARKTYPSHKLTPQFTYLNILAQGKFTDRKVFRDSLKAVAAKYPNTEIASDAANLISYMDQEHPEIKEAEEIRISQEIYDYSPIAKHLFVFEANKNINANQLVFNIINYNLDKYDSLNLIVEVINLDGKTNLVTVKTFKNQEKAVQYMNAIKGSQEILKDLPDINMVPFVISEKNLLTLKKDKSVDRYLKFYLEKYK